One region of Roseicitreum antarcticum genomic DNA includes:
- a CDS encoding OmpA family protein, translating to MMVSRRVFLVTSGAAMLQACGPQGGREAGSDLDDGTFGNPTMNNHLVQTGQIQAQSTLLRRFEDEVPSTITFAFDSATPDAEARAVLARQAGWMRQFPEVRFTVYGHTDAVGSSGYNYGLGLRRAQAVVRVLGQLGISRSRLDAVVSQGETRPLIVTEGRERRNRRTVTEVTGFMRRHPTVMNGEYAQIVFRQYVASAAPGE from the coding sequence ATGATGGTTTCTCGGCGGGTTTTTCTGGTCACATCAGGTGCCGCAATGTTGCAGGCCTGCGGTCCGCAGGGCGGGCGCGAGGCTGGGTCGGATCTCGATGACGGGACCTTCGGCAACCCCACGATGAACAACCATCTGGTCCAGACTGGTCAGATTCAGGCGCAAAGCACCCTGTTGCGCCGGTTCGAGGATGAAGTGCCCAGCACGATCACCTTTGCCTTTGACAGCGCCACCCCCGATGCCGAGGCGCGGGCGGTTCTGGCGCGGCAGGCGGGCTGGATGCGGCAGTTCCCCGAAGTGCGCTTTACGGTTTACGGTCATACCGATGCTGTGGGGTCGTCGGGGTACAATTACGGACTGGGTCTGCGCCGTGCGCAAGCCGTGGTGCGGGTGTTGGGGCAACTGGGCATCAGCCGCAGCCGCCTCGACGCCGTGGTGTCGCAAGGCGAGACCCGGCCCCTGATCGTGACCGAGGGGCGCGAGCGGCGCAACCGCCGCACGGTGACCGAGGTGACAGGCTTCATGCGGCGCCATCCCACGGTGATGAACGGCGAATATGCCCAGATCGTCTTCCGTCAATATGTGGCCAGCGCCGCCCCCGGCGAGTGA
- a CDS encoding type II and III secretion system protein family protein — MKIATIAMAALTGLLVLNGAPRPAAAEVLRVLTGGPSSSLNVAMNRAVVVESDTPFSELSIANPGIADISTLSDRSIYVLGKAPGRTTLTILGLDGGLIANVDVHVTPDIAEFRERLRQILPNEPIEVRTANDGIVLSGIVSSISRLDAAMQLAQRYAPERVSNLMTVGGTQQVMLKVRFSEVNRDTAQNLGVSIAAGNPRGSVGTGIFSDGSVASAALSGTAYTSNTPRFGSLGVRLGGGSFAAQVLLEALETNGMARTLAEPNLTALSGQEASFLAGGEYPIPVRDSDGGISIDYKPFGVELSFTPRVLDDNVINLTMNAAVSGIDGSVSTGPGSDPVLAFRRRETSTTVELRDGESFAVAGLLEDDFRNSARQVPWLGDVPILGALFRSADYQRAQTELVIVITAHLVTPTRGEALMLPTDRVRPPSERELFLNGQVAAGNTRGAVAEVSRQEFGGSYGYTMD, encoded by the coding sequence ATGAAAATCGCAACGATTGCTATGGCGGCCCTGACGGGGTTGCTTGTTCTGAATGGCGCGCCGCGTCCGGCGGCGGCCGAAGTGTTGCGCGTCTTGACGGGTGGGCCGTCGTCGTCGCTGAATGTGGCGATGAACCGCGCGGTGGTTGTCGAAAGCGACACGCCCTTCTCGGAGCTGTCCATCGCCAACCCAGGCATTGCCGATATTTCCACCCTGTCCGACCGCTCGATCTATGTGCTGGGCAAGGCGCCGGGCCGGACCACGCTGACAATCCTGGGGCTGGATGGCGGGTTGATCGCCAATGTTGATGTGCATGTGACCCCAGATATTGCGGAATTCCGCGAGCGGTTGCGCCAGATCCTGCCCAATGAGCCGATCGAGGTGCGCACCGCCAATGACGGGATCGTGCTGTCGGGCATCGTGTCTTCCATCAGCCGACTGGATGCAGCGATGCAACTGGCGCAGCGCTACGCGCCCGAGCGGGTGTCGAACCTGATGACTGTGGGCGGCACACAGCAGGTAATGCTGAAGGTGCGGTTCTCGGAAGTGAACCGTGACACGGCGCAGAACCTTGGCGTCAGCATCGCTGCGGGCAACCCGCGCGGCAGCGTCGGTACGGGCATCTTTTCGGACGGCAGCGTTGCCTCGGCCGCGCTGTCAGGAACGGCCTATACCTCGAACACACCGCGATTCGGGTCGCTGGGCGTGCGCCTGGGTGGCGGCAGTTTTGCCGCGCAGGTGCTGCTGGAAGCGCTGGAAACCAATGGCATGGCCCGCACCCTGGCAGAGCCGAACCTGACCGCGCTGTCGGGGCAGGAGGCGAGCTTTCTTGCGGGGGGCGAATATCCGATCCCGGTGCGCGATTCCGATGGCGGCATTTCCATTGACTACAAACCTTTTGGGGTGGAGCTGAGCTTCACGCCGCGGGTGCTGGACGATAACGTCATCAACCTGACGATGAATGCTGCGGTCAGCGGCATCGACGGCAGTGTGAGCACTGGCCCGGGCAGCGACCCTGTGCTGGCCTTCCGGCGGCGCGAAACATCGACGACGGTGGAGCTGCGCGACGGCGAGAGCTTTGCGGTGGCGGGGCTGCTGGAGGATGATTTCCGCAACTCGGCCCGGCAGGTTCCGTGGCTGGGCGATGTACCAATCCTGGGGGCACTGTTCCGCAGCGCTGATTATCAGCGCGCGCAGACCGAACTGGTCATCGTGATTACCGCGCATCTGGTCACACCGACCCGGGGCGAGGCGCTGATGCTGCCGACCGACCGGGTGCGCCCGCCGTCCGAGCGCGAGCTGTTCCTGAACGGTCAGGTCGCGGCAGGCAACACGCGCGGCGCGGTGGCCGAGGTGTCGCGGCAGGAATTTGGCGGATCCTACGGCTATACGATGGACTGA
- the cpaB gene encoding Flp pilus assembly protein CpaB, which produces MRLIFSLIVLIGVGLAGAAVYVAQSLISATNAELAAARAQALPPVEMVNVLVAGRPMRYGEPLAMEDVLVAPWPVNALPEGVYTDPDALFVPGAGARVILRAMEQNEPILPVKVSAPGADAGITSVLSRGMRAFTIAVNVNTGVGGFLQPGDFVDVFWTGRSQNSAEITRLIQSQLKLIAVDQSADQDSRATRAAIARNVTIEATPQQVAALAQAQSTGQLSLALVGLDDDTAVGQIEMDQNQLLGVERAEIQTVEAPQVCSVRTRRGGEVVQIEIPCTN; this is translated from the coding sequence ATGCGTTTGATTTTCAGCCTGATTGTTCTGATCGGCGTGGGGCTGGCCGGGGCTGCGGTCTATGTGGCGCAATCCCTTATCTCGGCCACCAACGCCGAACTGGCCGCGGCGCGCGCACAGGCGCTGCCCCCGGTCGAAATGGTCAATGTGCTGGTGGCCGGACGCCCCATGCGCTACGGCGAGCCACTGGCAATGGAAGATGTGTTGGTGGCCCCCTGGCCGGTGAATGCGCTGCCTGAAGGGGTGTATACCGACCCTGACGCGCTGTTCGTGCCGGGCGCGGGCGCGCGGGTGATCCTGCGCGCGATGGAGCAGAATGAACCGATCCTTCCCGTGAAGGTCAGCGCGCCCGGGGCGGATGCAGGCATCACCTCGGTCCTGTCGCGGGGGATGCGGGCCTTTACCATCGCGGTCAATGTGAACACCGGCGTTGGCGGCTTCTTGCAACCGGGCGATTTTGTCGATGTGTTCTGGACGGGGCGTTCGCAGAACAGTGCCGAGATTACGCGGCTGATCCAGTCGCAACTGAAGCTGATCGCCGTGGACCAGAGCGCCGATCAAGACAGCCGCGCCACCCGTGCGGCCATCGCGCGCAACGTCACCATCGAGGCGACGCCGCAGCAGGTCGCTGCATTGGCGCAGGCCCAGAGCACGGGGCAATTGTCGCTGGCGCTGGTGGGGCTGGATGACGACACGGCAGTTGGGCAGATCGAGATGGATCAGAACCAGCTGCTGGGCGTGGAGCGGGCCGAGATCCAGACGGTGGAGGCGCCGCAGGTCTGTTCGGTGCGCACCCGGCGCGGCGGCGAGGTCGTGCAGATCGAGATCCCCTGCACGAACTGA
- a CDS encoding Flp family type IVb pilin yields the protein MKLFNLIKEFHNDESGAVTVDWVVLTAAIVGLGIAVVSTVRTGVNGLGTTISSSLTTATVAPLGALGTSGTTTATPPG from the coding sequence ATGAAACTGTTCAATCTGATCAAAGAATTCCACAATGATGAATCCGGTGCCGTGACCGTCGACTGGGTCGTTTTGACCGCCGCGATCGTGGGCCTGGGTATCGCTGTTGTGTCGACCGTGCGCACTGGCGTCAACGGTCTGGGCACCACGATCAGCAGCTCGCTGACCACCGCCACCGTTGCCCCCCTGGGCGCACTGGGCACCAGCGGCACGACCACTGCAACCCCTCCGGGCTGA
- a CDS encoding lytic transglycosylase domain-containing protein, with protein sequence MGAAVLMIATIAASPAPSQTPPGHEDFTFRRIAPGTSSGGPRITVQIDPAEQARRLAAAPRVPAPQVAPTTPGAATTTGAHGWFWNVVSPDITQGAGRFAQAVNAVGNAPPGSGLTAPRMQFMQDIAQAHGAQILRATIGTQVSPALVLAIIAVESAGQPRAVSSAGAQGLMQLIPATAARFGVSDSFDPTQNIGGGVQYLDWLMTHFDRDAVLAVAAYNAGEGAVRRNNGVPPFAETRDYVPKVLAAWAVARGLCVTPPELPSDGCVFKVGQSG encoded by the coding sequence ATGGGTGCGGCGGTGCTCATGATTGCCACAATTGCCGCCAGCCCCGCGCCGTCCCAGACCCCGCCGGGGCATGAGGACTTCACGTTCCGCCGCATCGCCCCGGGTACCAGCAGCGGCGGTCCCCGGATCACCGTGCAGATCGACCCCGCAGAACAGGCCCGCCGACTTGCCGCGGCGCCGCGCGTGCCCGCACCACAGGTCGCGCCCACCACACCCGGCGCCGCAACCACCACTGGCGCGCATGGCTGGTTCTGGAACGTGGTGTCGCCCGACATCACGCAGGGCGCGGGCCGCTTCGCGCAGGCGGTGAATGCCGTCGGCAACGCCCCGCCCGGCAGCGGCCTGACCGCGCCGCGCATGCAATTCATGCAAGACATCGCTCAGGCGCATGGGGCGCAGATTCTGCGCGCCACCATCGGCACGCAGGTCTCGCCCGCGCTGGTCCTTGCGATCATCGCGGTGGAATCGGCGGGCCAGCCAAGGGCGGTCAGCAGTGCCGGCGCGCAGGGGCTGATGCAGCTGATCCCCGCGACCGCCGCACGCTTTGGCGTCAGCGACAGCTTTGACCCCACACAAAATATCGGCGGCGGGGTGCAATACCTCGACTGGCTGATGACGCATTTCGACCGCGACGCGGTACTCGCCGTTGCGGCCTATAATGCGGGCGAAGGGGCGGTGCGGCGCAACAACGGCGTGCCGCCCTTCGCCGAGACGCGCGATTATGTGCCAAAGGTACTGGCCGCCTGGGCCGTGGCCCGTGGCCTGTGCGTCACCCCGCCCGAACTGCCCAGCGACGGCTGCGTGTTCAAGGTCGGTCAGTCGGGGTAA
- the folD gene encoding bifunctional methylenetetrahydrofolate dehydrogenase/methenyltetrahydrofolate cyclohydrolase FolD yields the protein MTATILDGKAFAAQVRTRVAAHVGRLSAAHGLVPGLAVVLLGDDPASHVYVRSKGKHTVEAGMRSFEHLLPAETSQEQLLTLIAALNADPAVHGILVQLPLPAHLNADLVINAIDPAKDVDGFHILNVGLLGTGQKAMVPCTPLGCLMMLRDHLGDMSGLNAVVVGRSNIVGKPMAQLLLGENCTVTLAHSRTRDLAAVCRSADILVAAVGRAEMIPGDWIRPGATVIDVGINRVERDGKKRLVGDVDFAGAVQVAGAITPVPGGVGPMTIACLLANTVTAACRAQGLDAPTDLTV from the coding sequence ATGACGGCAACGATACTCGACGGAAAGGCCTTCGCGGCACAGGTGCGGACCCGGGTCGCGGCGCATGTGGGACGCCTTTCGGCGGCGCATGGGTTGGTGCCCGGGCTGGCGGTGGTGCTGCTGGGCGATGACCCGGCCAGCCACGTCTACGTCCGCTCAAAGGGGAAACACACGGTCGAGGCCGGGATGCGCAGCTTTGAACATCTGCTGCCCGCCGAGACCAGTCAGGAGCAGTTGCTGACGCTGATCGCCGCGTTGAACGCGGACCCTGCCGTGCATGGCATTTTGGTGCAATTGCCGCTGCCCGCGCATCTGAACGCTGATCTGGTGATCAATGCGATTGACCCGGCCAAGGATGTGGACGGCTTCCATATCCTGAATGTCGGGCTTTTGGGCACCGGGCAGAAGGCGATGGTGCCCTGCACGCCGCTGGGCTGCTTGATGATGCTGCGCGACCATCTGGGCGACATGTCGGGGCTGAATGCGGTCGTCGTTGGGCGGTCGAACATCGTGGGCAAACCGATGGCGCAACTGCTGTTGGGCGAGAATTGCACCGTGACGCTGGCGCATAGCCGCACGCGCGATCTGGCGGCGGTCTGCCGGAGCGCTGATATTCTGGTGGCGGCCGTCGGGCGCGCAGAGATGATCCCCGGTGACTGGATCCGCCCCGGCGCGACCGTCATCGACGTGGGCATCAACCGGGTCGAGCGCGACGGCAAGAAGCGGCTGGTGGGCGATGTGGATTTCGCGGGCGCGGTGCAGGTGGCGGGCGCGATCACCCCGGTGCCGGGCGGGGTGGGGCCGATGACCATCGCCTGCCTGCTGGCCAATACCGTCACCGCCGCGTGCCGGGCGCAGGGATTGGACGCGCCGACGGATCTGACGGTCTGA
- the ftsH gene encoding ATP-dependent zinc metalloprotease FtsH → MGNMRNFAFWIVLFLLMLALFNLFSNNQGTSSARAISYSDFISRVDNGSVSRVTLDGERVIVTGTDGQQYSTIRPDGDNLTERLLASDIAIDARAQEQSGFLSAISLWLPFLLLIGVWIFFMNRMQGGGRGGAMGFGKSKAKLLTEKSGRVTFDDVAGIDEAKDELEEIVEFLRNPQKFSRLGGKIPKGALLVGPPGTGKTLLARAIAGEAGVPFFTISGSDFVEMFVGVGASRVRDMFEQAKKNAPCIVFIDEIDAVGRSRGAGYGGGNDEREQTLNQLLVEMDGFEANEGIIIVAATNRPDVLDPALLRPGRFDRQVQVPNPDIKGREKILGVHARKVPLGPNVDLRIIARGTPGFSGADLANLVNEAALTAARLGRRFVTMDDFENAKDKVMMGSERRSMVMSDDEKKLTAFHEAGHAVVGLNVPQHDPIHKATIIPRGRALGLVLSLPERDQLSVSYTKYKSKIAMAMGGRVAEELVFGPENVTSGASSDIQQVTKIARAMVTQFGFDPDLGYVDYANEQQSYLGNYGSGSNHSSVTQKTIDDKVRQLVDEGYKTAKRILTDHRDQLDRLANGLLEYETLTGPEIGRIIRGEPIGRDEDDSDASSGTPSVASIPKTKPRTPRGDGGLEPEPSA, encoded by the coding sequence GTGGGCAACATGCGTAATTTCGCATTCTGGATTGTACTGTTTCTGCTGATGCTGGCGCTGTTCAATCTGTTCAGCAACAATCAGGGGACCTCTTCCGCGCGGGCGATCAGCTATTCCGATTTCATCAGCCGGGTTGATAACGGCTCGGTGTCGCGGGTGACGCTGGATGGCGAGCGGGTGATCGTGACCGGCACCGACGGCCAGCAATACAGCACGATCCGCCCAGATGGCGACAACCTGACCGAACGGCTTCTGGCGTCCGACATCGCGATTGATGCGCGCGCGCAGGAGCAATCTGGCTTCCTGTCGGCGATCTCGCTGTGGTTGCCGTTCCTGCTGCTGATCGGCGTGTGGATCTTCTTCATGAACCGCATGCAGGGTGGCGGGCGCGGCGGCGCGATGGGCTTTGGCAAGTCGAAGGCAAAGCTGCTGACCGAAAAGTCCGGTCGCGTGACCTTCGACGATGTCGCGGGCATCGACGAGGCCAAGGACGAGCTGGAAGAAATTGTCGAATTCCTGCGCAACCCGCAGAAATTCAGCCGCTTGGGCGGGAAAATCCCCAAAGGCGCGCTGCTGGTGGGTCCTCCGGGGACTGGTAAGACGCTGCTGGCGCGCGCGATTGCGGGCGAGGCCGGTGTGCCGTTCTTCACCATCTCGGGTTCGGATTTCGTCGAAATGTTCGTTGGCGTCGGCGCCAGCCGGGTGCGCGACATGTTCGAACAGGCGAAGAAGAACGCGCCCTGCATCGTGTTCATCGACGAGATTGACGCCGTGGGCCGGTCGCGCGGCGCGGGCTACGGCGGTGGCAACGATGAGCGTGAGCAGACGCTGAACCAGCTTCTGGTCGAAATGGACGGTTTTGAGGCGAATGAGGGGATCATCATCGTCGCGGCGACCAACCGCCCCGACGTGCTCGACCCAGCGCTGCTGCGCCCGGGCCGGTTTGACCGCCAGGTGCAGGTGCCCAATCCCGACATCAAGGGGCGCGAGAAGATCCTGGGCGTCCACGCCCGCAAGGTGCCGCTGGGCCCGAATGTTGACCTGCGCATCATTGCGCGCGGCACGCCCGGCTTTTCGGGCGCCGATCTGGCCAACCTGGTGAACGAGGCGGCACTGACCGCCGCGCGGCTGGGCCGTCGATTTGTGACAATGGACGATTTCGAGAACGCCAAGGACAAGGTGATGATGGGGTCCGAGCGCCGGTCGATGGTGATGTCGGATGATGAGAAGAAGCTGACAGCCTTCCATGAGGCTGGCCATGCCGTTGTCGGGCTGAACGTTCCGCAGCACGATCCGATCCACAAGGCGACGATCATCCCGCGCGGCCGCGCGCTGGGGCTGGTCCTCTCGCTGCCAGAACGCGACCAGTTGAGCGTCAGCTACACCAAGTACAAGTCCAAGATCGCCATGGCGATGGGTGGACGGGTGGCCGAAGAACTCGTGTTTGGGCCGGAGAACGTGACCTCGGGCGCGTCGAGCGACATCCAGCAGGTGACCAAGATCGCCCGCGCCATGGTGACGCAATTCGGCTTCGACCCTGACCTTGGGTATGTCGATTACGCCAATGAGCAGCAATCGTACTTGGGCAATTATGGCAGCGGGTCGAACCATTCGAGCGTGACCCAGAAGACGATCGACGACAAGGTGCGCCAGCTGGTGGACGAAGGGTATAAAACTGCCAAACGTATCCTGACCGACCACCGCGATCAGCTGGACAGGCTGGCCAATGGGCTACTGGAATATGAGACGCTGACCGGGCCTGAAATCGGCCGCATCATCCGTGGCGAGCCGATTGGCCGGGATGAGGACGATAGCGATGCCTCCAGCGGGACCCCCTCGGTGGCTTCGATCCCGAAGACCAAGCCCCGCACCCCGCGCGGCGACGGCGGGCTGGAGCCTGAACCCTCTGCCTGA
- the tilS gene encoding tRNA lysidine(34) synthetase TilS has product MPEGQGADGPKPGRPASRDDLPLDAGEGALHDPGDCAPGHIGAGAPENASRQSGGSAVGLSDSGVSDSVLPEYVLPDFGLSEPPFPEADLPDAGRIAARISDPQASSSHPDAALPDHVARAMHGLLAGTVPLRLGVAVSGGGDSVALMLVLHGWAQAHGVALHVATVDHGLRAAAAQEAAFVARLAADLGLPCAVLRWTQGGAARGNLQGAARAARYRLLGAWAQAAGLSHVALGHTQDDQAETFLMRLARGSGVDGLSCMAAARQAQGVVWLRPLLEVPRAALRDHLSARGVGWVDDPSNDDTRFDRVRARQALAALAPLGLDAAGLAQTAARMARARGALAQTAFAAAEGMLRLDRGDVLLDRAALMALPDDLRDRLLAHALCVVGNTPYRPRLAALHRLCDRLAAGQGDTLHGARILCGAQLRITREWQAVRAAVAAPGQRWDGRWQVAAPAGAGPWEVRALGPAGLALCPEWRATGLPRPSLIAGPAIWRDARLIAAPLAGLGENWRIFTTETESDVRARLLSH; this is encoded by the coding sequence ATGCCTGAGGGGCAAGGGGCAGATGGGCCAAAGCCCGGGCGCCCGGCGTCCCGCGATGACCTGCCGCTGGATGCGGGGGAAGGGGCGTTGCACGACCCCGGCGATTGCGCGCCGGGGCATATCGGTGCCGGCGCGCCTGAAAATGCGTCCCGACAATCTGGCGGGTCGGCTGTCGGCCTTTCCGATTCTGGCGTTTCCGATTCCGTCCTTCCTGAATATGTCCTGCCCGATTTTGGCCTTTCTGAACCTCCCTTTCCCGAGGCCGATCTTCCTGACGCTGGCCGAATTGCGGCGCGTATCTCTGACCCGCAGGCTTCCTCTTCACACCCTGACGCGGCGCTGCCTGACCATGTTGCGCGCGCCATGCATGGCCTTCTGGCAGGCACAGTGCCTCTGCGGCTGGGCGTTGCGGTGTCGGGCGGCGGGGATTCCGTGGCGCTGATGCTGGTGCTGCACGGCTGGGCGCAGGCGCATGGCGTGGCGTTGCATGTGGCAACGGTGGATCACGGGTTGCGCGCTGCGGCGGCGCAGGAGGCGGCCTTCGTCGCGCGTCTTGCCGCTGACCTGGGCCTGCCCTGCGCGGTGCTGCGCTGGACGCAGGGGGGCGCTGCGCGCGGCAATCTGCAAGGCGCTGCGCGCGCGGCGCGCTACCGGCTGCTGGGCGCATGGGCGCAGGCGGCCGGGCTGTCCCATGTGGCGCTGGGTCATACGCAAGACGATCAGGCCGAGACGTTTCTGATGCGGCTGGCGCGCGGCTCTGGCGTGGATGGGTTGTCGTGCATGGCGGCGGCGCGACAGGCGCAAGGTGTCGTGTGGCTGCGCCCGTTGCTGGAGGTGCCGCGCGCCGCGCTGCGCGACCATCTGAGCGCGCGTGGGGTCGGTTGGGTCGATGACCCGTCGAACGACGATACGCGCTTTGACAGGGTGCGCGCGCGCCAGGCGCTGGCCGCGTTGGCACCGCTTGGGCTGGATGCGGCGGGGCTGGCGCAGACGGCGGCGCGCATGGCGCGGGCGCGTGGCGCGCTGGCGCAAACAGCCTTTGCCGCGGCCGAGGGGATGCTGCGGCTGGACCGGGGCGACGTGCTGCTGGACCGCGCGGCGCTGATGGCCTTGCCCGACGATCTGCGCGACCGGCTGCTGGCGCATGCGCTGTGTGTGGTCGGCAACACGCCGTACCGGCCCCGGCTGGCGGCGCTGCACCGGCTGTGCGACCGGCTGGCGGCGGGGCAGGGCGATACGCTGCATGGCGCGCGCATCCTGTGCGGCGCGCAGCTGCGCATCACGCGCGAATGGCAGGCGGTGCGCGCAGCCGTGGCAGCCCCCGGCCAGCGCTGGGATGGCCGCTGGCAGGTGGCGGCGCCAGCCGGTGCGGGCCCCTGGGAAGTGCGCGCGCTGGGCCCCGCGGGGCTGGCGCTTTGCCCCGAATGGCGGGCGACCGGACTGCCGCGCCCATCGCTGATCGCAGGCCCCGCCATCTGGCGCGATGCGCGGTTAATTGCCGCCCCGCTGGCCGGTTTGGGCGAAAACTGGCGTATTTTCACGACTGAAACCGAAAGTGACGTGCGGGCACGCCTTTTATCGCATTGA
- the ybgF gene encoding tol-pal system protein YbgF, with the protein MMRGKIWAFGLVLLLAPVSGLAQEASADAATLADIRAELVTLTRDVAQLRAELATSSGGNAVDPGQAQFGIGGSLLERADRIEAQLTRLTGLTERLEFRIDTIVSDATNRIGDLEFRLVELEGGDVSQLGQTSLLGGAGAEGLPDAAVTGGGAGAEPAPELATGEQRAFDAARAAFDAGDNAAAVAGFQDFLTTYPGSPLSVDAGFLMGQAHAAEGNPSDAARAYLDAFTAAPDGPRAGAALLQLGINLNALGQNEEACIMFDELSLRFPGSAEATEAQGRMAELSCS; encoded by the coding sequence ATGATGCGGGGCAAAATCTGGGCGTTCGGACTTGTGCTGTTGCTGGCCCCGGTATCGGGGCTGGCGCAGGAGGCTTCGGCAGATGCGGCGACGCTGGCTGATATCCGGGCCGAGCTGGTGACGCTGACGCGGGATGTTGCGCAGTTGCGCGCCGAGCTGGCGACCAGCAGCGGCGGCAATGCGGTGGACCCGGGGCAGGCACAGTTCGGCATCGGCGGCTCATTGTTGGAGCGTGCCGACAGGATCGAGGCGCAGCTGACCCGGCTGACCGGCCTGACCGAGCGGCTGGAATTCCGCATCGACACCATCGTGTCCGATGCCACCAACCGCATCGGGGATCTGGAGTTCCGTCTGGTTGAACTGGAGGGCGGTGACGTCAGCCAATTGGGCCAGACGTCGCTTCTGGGCGGCGCGGGTGCCGAAGGGCTGCCCGATGCGGCGGTGACCGGCGGCGGCGCTGGCGCGGAACCCGCGCCCGAACTTGCAACGGGCGAGCAGCGCGCGTTTGATGCCGCGCGTGCCGCGTTTGACGCGGGCGACAATGCGGCAGCGGTCGCGGGGTTTCAGGACTTTCTGACCACCTACCCGGGATCGCCGCTGAGCGTCGATGCGGGGTTCCTGATGGGGCAGGCCCATGCGGCAGAGGGTAACCCGTCGGATGCCGCGCGCGCCTATCTGGACGCGTTCACCGCCGCCCCCGATGGCCCGCGCGCCGGGGCGGCGCTGTTGCAACTGGGCATCAACCTGAATGCGCTGGGCCAGAACGAGGAAGCCTGCATCATGTTCGATGAACTGAGCCTGCGTTTCCCCGGCAGCGCCGAGGCGACCGAGGCGCAGGGGCGGATGGCAGAGCTGTCCTGCTCGTGA